A genomic segment from Lignipirellula cremea encodes:
- a CDS encoding IS4 family transposase, which translates to MFDSFRSRLAAARRDDQLFFAALIDQQTIRSSFGDASTILDSARIYDTAVTVWVFLSQTLTSGHNCVQAVAKLIAFRAAKGLPIPAALSGAYCMARDKLNEAGMHRLVTDSGAAIEDSVPDQWLWRGHRVIVGDGCTLTMADTPENQEAYPQMAGQKPGCGFPIMRMVVFFGLATGVVLEAAMGRYKGKLTAEVSLFREIDKILEEDDVYLADRAYSGWFDIARQLARGVHVVLRKHQSRRTDFRTGVRYSKDEHAVFWDKPPRPAWMTAEEYAGYDVFLTLREIRVRIATPGFRTREVIIVTNLLDDIEYNKEDLAALYRRRWQAELNLRSLKTVMQMDHLRCKQPHRVRNEIRAHFTAYNLVRQMMCEAAIRGDVQPWQISFKGTMQTLNELLPVLCMTGDADPLCDVFYDCCLQHVVGNRPDRYEPRVRKRRPNPYKLMTKPRHSHQPGKE; encoded by the coding sequence ATGTTCGATTCTTTTCGCTCGCGGTTGGCTGCGGCCCGACGTGATGATCAACTGTTCTTCGCTGCGCTGATCGATCAACAGACTATCCGATCCAGCTTTGGCGACGCAAGTACAATCCTCGATTCCGCGCGAATTTACGACACCGCCGTCACCGTTTGGGTGTTCCTCTCGCAAACCCTCACTTCCGGCCACAACTGCGTCCAGGCGGTTGCCAAATTGATCGCCTTTCGCGCCGCTAAAGGCCTGCCGATTCCTGCCGCTCTAAGCGGCGCCTACTGCATGGCGCGAGACAAACTTAACGAAGCCGGCATGCACCGCCTGGTGACAGATTCTGGCGCCGCGATCGAAGATTCCGTCCCCGATCAATGGCTCTGGCGAGGACATCGCGTTATCGTCGGCGACGGTTGCACGCTGACAATGGCTGACACTCCTGAAAACCAAGAAGCCTATCCGCAAATGGCGGGGCAAAAACCCGGCTGTGGATTTCCCATCATGCGGATGGTGGTCTTCTTCGGCCTGGCCACCGGCGTCGTGCTGGAAGCCGCCATGGGTCGCTATAAAGGCAAGCTGACGGCCGAGGTCAGCCTGTTCCGTGAGATCGACAAAATCCTCGAAGAAGACGACGTTTATCTCGCAGATCGAGCCTATTCTGGCTGGTTCGACATCGCCCGGCAGCTGGCCCGAGGGGTGCATGTGGTGCTGCGAAAACATCAATCGCGAAGGACCGATTTCCGCACCGGCGTGCGCTACAGCAAAGACGAACACGCGGTGTTCTGGGACAAGCCGCCACGGCCTGCCTGGATGACCGCAGAAGAGTACGCCGGCTATGACGTATTCCTGACACTGCGTGAGATCCGGGTGCGGATCGCCACGCCCGGCTTTCGCACGCGTGAGGTCATCATTGTGACCAACTTGCTCGACGACATCGAGTACAACAAGGAGGATCTGGCGGCTCTTTATCGTCGGCGGTGGCAAGCAGAATTAAATCTAAGATCGTTGAAAACGGTGATGCAAATGGACCACTTGCGCTGCAAGCAACCCCATCGTGTGCGGAACGAAATCCGAGCTCACTTCACGGCCTATAACTTGGTCCGTCAGATGATGTGCGAGGCAGCGATCCGCGGCGACGTGCAACCCTGGCAAATCAGCTTTAAGGGGACGATGCAAACGCTTAACGAGTTGCTGCCGGTGTTGTGCATGACAGGGGACGCCGATCCGCTCTGCGACGTGTTTTATGATTGCTGCTTGCAGCATGTCGTTGGCAATCGCCCGGACCGCTACGAACCGCGAGTCCGCAAACGCCGGCCCAATCCGTACAAGCTCATGACCAAGCCCCGTCACAGCCACCAACCCGGCAAAGAATAA